Proteins encoded in a region of the Carassius auratus strain Wakin chromosome 21, ASM336829v1, whole genome shotgun sequence genome:
- the LOC113038775 gene encoding stromelysin-3-like, with translation MMRSALLLAAVIYCLVCIHSLPVPDGNSHRYKPAADWPQKTHHHGLKKRGRLHHIQDTLSEDSSNKRVLPHSTLPKNDTEFWNRPRCGVPDYPSQKEGSVLNYSTLKGGLLGGRHRQKRFDLFGGRWDKTDLTYKIMRTPWQLSLEKVRHVLREALHVWSDVTPLTFTEVTSGRADIMIDFNRYWHGDNLPFDGPGGILAHAFFPRTYREGDIHFDYDETWTVGNSMGTDLLQVAAHEIGHVLGLQHSMAPGAVMSPFYTFSYPLKLSEDDKRGIQSLYGSRHTDDKVKTEERTPKVTETNEIESTVPDACQTDFDAVSMIRGELFFFKSGYVWRIRDGKLQTGYPALASRHWRGIPGDIDAAFEDKSGNIWFFQGQSYWVFDAERQITGPDSVRRLGLTVTDIQAALMWGEDKAQKIYFFKKGSYWRFNLKENRVDSVHPRSMRDWRGVPDDIDAAFQDRFGFAHFLRGKQYWKFDPVEVKVLEGYPRYIGMDFFDCSAALYR, from the exons ATGATGCGATCTGCACTGCTTCTCGCTGCAGTCATATACTGCTTAGTCTGCATTCATTCTCTACCGGTACCAGACGGAAACAGCCACAGGTACAAACCTGCAGCG GACTGGCCTCAAAAGACCCATCACCATGGCCTGAAGAAGAGGGGCCGGCTTCATCACATTCAGGACACCCTGAGTGAAGACTCTAGCAATAAAAGAGTACTTCCACACTCGACTCTTCCCAAGAATGACACTGAGTTCTGGAACAGACCTCGCTGTGGAGTCCCAGACTACCCCTCACAGAAGGAAGGGAGCGTCCTTAATTACTCAACCCTCAAAGGAGGTTTGCTTGGGGGCCGTCATCGCCAAAAACGCTTTGATTTGTTCGGAGGACGCTGGGACAAAACAGACCTCACATACAA GATCATGCGGACGCCTTGGCAGCTGAGTTTAGAGAAAGTCAGACATGTGCTGAGAGAGGCACTGCATGTCTGGAGTGACGTCACCCCTCTCACCTTTACTGAGGTCACCAGTGGCCGGGCGGATATCATGATTGACtttaacag GTACTGGCATGGAGACAATCTTCCTTTTGACGGCCCAGGAGGAATTCTGGCTCATGCCTTCTTTCCCCGAACTTACCGAGAGGGAGACATTCACTTTGACTATGATGAGACTTGGACAGTGGGCAACAGTATGG GTACTGACCTCCTCCAGGTGGCTGCTCATGAGATCGGTCATGTTTTAGGATTGCAGCACTCCATGGCACCAGGCGCAGTGATGTCGCCTTTCTACACTTTCTCCTACCCACTCAAATTGAGTGAAGATGATAAGCGAGGTATACAGTCTTTATATGGATCCAGACACACAGATGATAAAGTAAAGACGGAGGAGAGAACTCCTAAGGTCACAGAAACAAATGAGATTGAAAGCACAGTG CCTGATGCTTGCCAAACTGACTTTGATGCTGTATCTATGATCCGAGGCGAGCTGTTTTTCTTTAAGTCGGGTTATGTATGGCGGATCCGTGATGGTAAACTCCAGACTGGATATCCTGCACTGGCATCCAGGCACTGGAGAGGAATCCCAGGTGACATTGATGCTGCTTTTGAGGACAAATCTGGAAATATCTGGTTCTTCCAAG GCCAGAGTTACTGGGTTTTTGATGCAGAGCGGCAGATCACAGGGCCGGACTCTGTACGAAGACTAGGTCTAACAGTGACTGACATCCAGGCCGCCCTCATGTGGGGAGAAGATAAGGCCCAGAAGATCTACTTCTTCAAAAAAGGAAGCTACTGGCGATTCAACCTGAAGGAAAACCGGGTAGACTCGGTCCACCCTCGCAGCATGAGGGACTGGAGGGGCGTTCCTGATGACATCGACGCTGCTTTCCAGGACCGATTTG GCTTTGCCCACTTCTTGAGAGGGAAGCAGTACTGGAAGTTCGACCCAGTAGAAGTGAAGGTGCTGGAGGGATACCCACGATATATTGGCATGGATTTCTTTGATTGTTCTGCAGCCCTGTATCGATGA